The Poecile atricapillus isolate bPoeAtr1 chromosome 38, bPoeAtr1.hap1, whole genome shotgun sequence genome has a window encoding:
- the LOC131591189 gene encoding LOW QUALITY PROTEIN: uncharacterized protein LOC131591189 (The sequence of the model RefSeq protein was modified relative to this genomic sequence to represent the inferred CDS: inserted 1 base in 1 codon; deleted 2 bases in 1 codon), whose product MSLKTSLGIAPEPSAFLVSMLGASCPSQWLPWLSQSVPVTPSDPACPSRPLRGFDARQPIRARVSDDSSVARQIPRAECPRWTRPPSALRFFHSPSQCHHSPLQRHHMPPKSIPTPCQSIPSPSQYQTAPVLSLPLPPPADPSVSPLSPSAPTVSISLVPFNSQPGPGRLLCSEMDFYPAEIQRSWSQGQQELSGHVVATAMTXNEDWTQQLPVLLETAPQCGLSSSFQVEHVSLEHPLSRHWEMLLDPGRSKKLTGIGGSILGFVFLVLGLSFCLHKKVGGEALPLSMCAPLGPPAQCHPLFSTHRVPEPPAAAAAPHGLGPSQAPCSVPVMILGGGRVSPQPRCHFAPTMLLQVFPIKLPSSP is encoded by the exons ATGTCCCtcaaaacctccctgggaatcgccccagagccctcagccttcCTTGTGTCCATGCTCGGGGCCTCTTGTCCCTCCCAGTGGCTCCCGTGGctctcccagtctgtcccagtcactcccagcgACCCCGCCTGTCCATCTCGACCCCTGCGTGGATTTGACGCCCGtcagccaatcagagcgcggGTCTCGGATGACTCATCAGTTGCCAGGCAGATCCCCAGAGCCGAGTGCCCGCGCTGGACCcggcctcccagtgccctgcGCTTCTTtcacagtccctcccagtgccaccacagtcccctCCAGcgccaccaca TGCCACCCAAGTCCATTCCCACTCCCtgccagtccattcccagtccctctcaATACCAAACTGCTCCTGTCCTCTCCCTCCCACTGCCCCCCCCAGCTGATCCCAGTGTGTCCCCGctctctcccagtgcccccacCGTTTCCATCTCCCTGGTGCCCTTTAactcccagcccggccccggccgcctgctctgctccgAGATGGATTTCTACCCTGCTGAGATCCAGCGGAGCTggtcccagggccagcaggagcTCTCGGGGCACGTGGTGGCCACTGCCATGA CCAACGAGGACTGGACCCAGCAGCTCCCGGTGCTGCTGGAAACtgccccc caatgcgggctcagctccagcttccaggtggagcacgtcagcctggagcaccccctgagccggcactggg AGATGCTGCTGGACCCCGGCCGCAGCAAGAAGCTGACAGGGATTGGGGGCTCCATATTGGGCTTTGTGTTCCTGGTGCTGGGGCTCAGCTTTTGCCTGCACAAGAAGGTTGGGGGGGAGGCCCTCCCCCTGAGTATGTGTGCTCCCCTGGGGCCCCcagcccagtgtcacccccttttctctACCCACAGAGTTCCTGAGCCACCGGCGGCCGCAGCTGCTCCCCATGGCCTTGGGCCCAGCCAGGCCCCCTGCTCTGTACCCGTGATGATTTTGGGAGGGGGTcgtgtgtccccccagccccgctgtcaCTTTGCCCCCACCATGCTGCTCCAAGTGTTCCCAATAAAGCTTCCCAGTTCTCCCTAG